The proteins below come from a single Felis catus isolate Fca126 chromosome A1, F.catus_Fca126_mat1.0, whole genome shotgun sequence genomic window:
- the TEX30 gene encoding testis-expressed protein 30, which translates to MNHTEVKLKIPFGNKLLDAVCLVPNKNLTYGIILTHGASGDMNLPHLMSLASHLASHGFFCLRFTCKGLNIVHRIKAYKSVLNYLKTLGEYKLTGVFLGGRSMGSRAAASVMCHIEPDDADAFVRGLICISYPLHHPKQQHKLRDEDLYRIKDPVLFVSGSADEMCEKNLLEKVAQKMQAPNKIHWIEKANHSMAVKGRSTNDVFKEINTQILFWIQEITEMDKK; encoded by the exons atgaATCATACAGAG gttaaattaaaaataccttttggAAATAAATTACTAGATGCTGTTTGTTTGGTACCTAACAAGAACTTAACATATGGAATAATTCTTACACATGGAGCGTCAGGAGATATGAATCTTCCTCATTTGATGTCACTGGCATCCCATCTTGCATCTCATGGGTTTTTTTGCCTGAGATTTACCTGTAAAGGCCTTAATATTGTACATAGAATTAAGGCATATAAATCAGTTTTG AATTACCTAAAGACCTTAGGAGAATACAAATTGACAGGTGTTTTCCTTGGCG gTCGTTCAATGGGCTCAAGAGCAGCTGCTTCTGTAATGTGCCATATTGagccagatgatgctgatgctttTGTTCGAGGtctcatttgtatttcttacCCACTGCACCATCCAAAGCAGCAACATAAACTTAGAGATGAAGATCTCTATCGTATAAAAGATCCTGTATTGTTTGTGTCAGGTTCAGCAGATGAAATGTGTGAAAAG aacttGTTGGAGAAAGTGGCACAGAAAATGCAAGCTCCCAATAAAATCCACTGGATTGAGAAGGCAAACCATTCCATGGCAGTGAAAGGACgttcaacaaatgatgttttcaaagaaataaatacacagattttGTTTTGGATCCAGGAAATCACTGAAATGGACAAGAAATAA